From the genome of Peptoniphilus sp. ING2-D1G:
TTACAGGAGTTGACAGTATAGCTTTAACAGCGATTCCCCTTTTCATACTTTCCGGGGGATTGATGCTCAAGGGTGGAATGAGTGACAGAATAGTAAATTTTGCGGATTTGTTAATAGGACACTTTCCCAGCGGACTTGCCATGGTAAGTATACTTGCCTGTATGTTTTTTGCAGCAATAACAGGCTCTGCAATTGCTGCAACAGCAGCTATCGGTGGTATCATGATACCGATAATGGTTGAAAAAGGATATGACAAAGAATTCTGCGCTCCGCTTCTTGCAACGGGAGGTTCAATAGGGCCTATTATTCCACCCAGTATTCCTCTTTTGATATATGGAGTAATGGCAAATGTCAGCGTTGCAAAGTTATTTATCGGAGGATTTATACCCGGTATATTGATGGGTGTAGGTCTTATGATATACTCCTATTTTGTAGGAAAAAAGAGAAACTATATAGGAAAAGATAAAAGAGCTCCTTTAAATGAAATACTTATAGCGGGAAAAGATGCAATACTTGCTTTGATAATGCCTATAATAATAATAGGCGGTATTATGAGCGGTTACTTCAGCCCGACAGAGTCGGCTACAGTAGCTACATTTTACGCTTTAATAGTTGGGATGTTTATATATAGAGAATTAAAAATATCAGATTTACCTGCAATATTGCTTGATGCGGCTAAATCAACAGGACAAGTACTTCTGGTAGTAGGGTTTGCATCACTGTTTACTTGGGTACTTACAGTCAACAACGTGCCTCAATCGGTAGGAGCTTTCTTAGGAAGCAACATCAGTTCAAAGGTTGTATTGTTATTAGTTATAAATATCATATTGTTAATAGCAGGTACATTTATAGACACTACAAGTGCGGTAGTAATATTTACTCCGTTGTTTATACCTCTATGCCAAACCTTCGGAATAGATTTGGTTCACTTCGGACTTGTAATGGCTGTAAACTTGACCATAGGAATGTGTACTCCCCCACTTGGAGTATGTCTATTCGTAGCCGGATCAATAGCAAAGGTTTCACTGAAAGATCAAATGAGAGACTTGGTTCCGCAGCTTATTGTATTGATATTCATACTTATGCTCATAACCTATATACCGGATTTGGTATTGATACTTCCCAATATGTTTATTAATTAATAAAAGTTTTAAATTTTAAAAGGAAATTCACATTAAAAAATGGCATAACTTGTATTTTAACAGGTTATGCCATTTTTATTTCTATAATGTATAAATAAAGGTTTAAATTTGTAT
Proteins encoded in this window:
- a CDS encoding TRAP-T family tripartite ATP-independent periplasmic transporter, membrane protein (The tripartite ATP-independent periplasmic (TRAP) transport system is firmly established as a new type of extracytoplasmic solute receptor (ESR)-dependent uptake systems, unrelated to ABC transporters. In TRAP transport systems the driving force for solute accumulation is an electrochemical ion gradient and not ATP hydrolysis; High confidence in function and specificity); this encodes MIIILILFISFFIGFPIAFALGLVSLGQIAIDGYPLLVVIQRMFTGVDSIALTAIPLFILSGGLMLKGGMSDRIVNFADLLIGHFPSGLAMVSILACMFFAAITGSAIAATAAIGGIMIPIMVEKGYDKEFCAPLLATGGSIGPIIPPSIPLLIYGVMANVSVAKLFIGGFIPGILMGVGLMIYSYFVGKKRNYIGKDKRAPLNEILIAGKDAILALIMPIIIIGGIMSGYFSPTESATVATFYALIVGMFIYRELKISDLPAILLDAAKSTGQVLLVVGFASLFTWVLTVNNVPQSVGAFLGSNISSKVVLLLVINIILLIAGTFIDTTSAVVIFTPLFIPLCQTFGIDLVHFGLVMAVNLTIGMCTPPLGVCLFVAGSIAKVSLKDQMRDLVPQLIVLIFILMLITYIPDLVLILPNMFIN